Proteins encoded together in one Laspinema palackyanum D2c window:
- the msrP gene encoding protein-methionine-sulfoxide reductase catalytic subunit MsrP: MVLIRILKSWEIPEHQTTPETAFLSRRRFLKTAIAAGIGATVLPMGGCKSETNSDSLSELIQNTTPLANIPRNPNFIEGDRPITEQSFASRYNNFYEFGGTKSIWKSAQSLPTENWKIEVGGLVKNPRIYDIDEIQTQFPLEERIYRLRCVEAWAMVVPWIGFPMKRFIEAVEPTSAAKFVRFTSFYDPEITPGPGFHLGTLPWPYTESLRIEEMANELAFFATGIYGRTLPKQHGAPLRMVIPWKYGFKGAKSIVKIEFLAEQPATYWNTLVPSEYDFEANVNPTKPHPRWSQATERIVDTGPALSWKRQPTLPYNGYGEWVANLYST, translated from the coding sequence ATGGTTCTCATCCGCATCCTCAAATCGTGGGAAATTCCCGAACACCAAACCACTCCAGAAACAGCCTTTTTGTCCCGTCGGCGCTTTTTGAAGACAGCCATCGCCGCTGGTATCGGGGCGACCGTTCTCCCGATGGGTGGCTGTAAAAGTGAAACCAACTCCGATTCCCTGAGCGAACTCATCCAAAATACCACTCCCTTAGCCAATATCCCGCGCAACCCCAACTTTATAGAAGGCGATCGGCCCATAACGGAACAATCCTTTGCCTCTCGTTACAATAATTTTTATGAATTTGGCGGGACTAAATCAATTTGGAAATCTGCCCAAAGTTTGCCCACCGAAAACTGGAAAATTGAAGTCGGTGGACTGGTCAAAAATCCCCGCATTTATGATATTGACGAAATTCAAACCCAATTTCCCCTAGAAGAACGCATCTATCGCTTGCGATGTGTAGAAGCTTGGGCAATGGTTGTTCCCTGGATTGGATTCCCGATGAAACGCTTCATCGAAGCTGTGGAACCCACCAGCGCAGCTAAATTTGTGCGATTTACCTCATTTTATGATCCAGAAATCACACCGGGACCCGGGTTTCATTTAGGAACCTTACCTTGGCCTTACACCGAAAGTTTACGCATTGAAGAAATGGCCAACGAACTGGCCTTTTTTGCTACAGGAATTTACGGTCGGACCCTTCCCAAACAACATGGAGCACCCCTGCGGATGGTAATCCCGTGGAAATACGGGTTTAAGGGAGCTAAATCTATTGTTAAAATCGAATTTTTAGCCGAACAACCGGCGACTTATTGGAATACTTTAGTGCCGAGCGAGTACGATTTTGAGGCGAATGTCAACCCAACTAAGCCTCATCCGCGCTGGTCCCAGGCCACGGAACGGATTGTTGATACCGGACCAGCTTTATCTTGGAAACGTCAGCCAACCCTTCCTTATAACGGGTATGGGGAATGGGTTGCCAACTTGTACTCCACCTGA